The DNA segment AAATAGGAAAGCTTTTTTTGTCATTTAATAAGCCCAGGTTAGCAGGGTGCTGCCCCAGGTATATCCCGCACCGGCACTGGCGAGCAGCACATTGTCACCGCGGCTGAGGCGGCCCTGTTTGACCGCTTCAGATAGGCCAATGGGAATGGTGGCAGCCGAGGTGTTGGCATAGCGGTCGATATTGACCACAACGCGATCTTGGGGTATATCCGTGCGTTTGACGCATGCGTCGATAATGCGCTTGTTGGCCTGATGCGGTACAAAAAGCGCGATGTCTTTGCCGACAAGGCCGTTGCGTTCGAGAATTTGAGCGGAAACTTCGGCCATTTTGGGAACTGCAAATTTAAAAACTTCGCGACCATCTTGATAAATATAGTGCATTTTCTTATCGACGGTTTCACGAGAGGCCGGAAGCAGACTGCCGCCAGCGGGTTGGCGCAAATATTTTACGCCGCTGCCATCAGAATAGAGGATAAAGTCTTTAAGTCCCAAACCGGGTTCGCCGGGTTCGAGTAAAACCGCGCCCGCGCCATCGCCGAAGAGCACACAGGTCTCGCGATCGGTATAGTCTGTGATGCTGCTCATTGTG comes from the Gemmatimonadota bacterium genome and includes:
- a CDS encoding ketoacyl-ACP synthase III: MYPLTATISGVGHYVPEQKLTNADLEKMVDTSDEWITSRTGIRERRILDEGLGTSFMALKSLESILHNKGLDARDIDLIIVATITPDMVFPSSACLVQDQIGATNAWAFDLSAACSGFLYALMVGAQFVETGAHKRVVVIGADTMSSITDYTDRETCVLFGDGAGAVLLEPGEPGLGLKDFILYSDGSGVKYLRQPAGGSLLPASRETVDKKMHYIYQDGREVFKFAVPKMAEVSAQILERNGLVGKDIALFVPHQANKRIIDACVKRTDIPQDRVVVNIDRYANTSAATIPIGLSEAVKQGRLSRGDNVLLASAGAGYTWGSTLLTWAY